In one window of Vanrija pseudolonga chromosome 5, complete sequence DNA:
- the Brca2 gene encoding Breast cancer type 2 susceptibility, giving the protein MASAAADLEPTSSRTTPVPDALVDADIDGLLAGLGSDDFNDFDGLDDFAVGVLSPAEARASTKRARSRSPSRSPDPYGRQLHEDCAHLPEDDDPFFAPVPADIPAVVSFSSAGGRTWAQPTAAAMSKAMKIIQEVEHDVAVDEGLPKRRRIEPPTSFPMPSSFPPPSTPAPARSGFANAGAAPASALGPRPTQTSGFQLGSGSTAPQMATSRARALALFGEEEATPTAGPSTGGFQSGSGRAVAAPSSQSMARALAIFNDLEETGPSSTPIRRPSSPQPFSTQRPQSDFSTPVRQTGSRVPLSSKTNLPNGFRTPASTKLPKRIEIGTPGVTPRRIGLGGTPGGKPVRKGFVTPFRVPGAATATQAKTSLSALRTPLKPPPEPKKIYESVFNLEPPGNRKTWRELYLYPGFYSPGELVMHGLPDEIWTLGINNAIYYQFIAQDASVLGNVQAFERLKYEKCEFVTQKWVNNHWRLILWKVAGQIMAKPALYEEKWNWYEVLCQLKYRYEREFGAAQRSIVRRIQEHDSSPSLPMILCVSGIHHPPPAANDDGEPVKQRPYLVLTDGWYEIRAATDDCLARAILKGKIKIGRKLGISGARLDSSSDGSDVLEAFEKSNLTLTGNSTHLAAWDARLGLQPQPFVAGLSSLSVDGGVIVLMDVVLDRVYPLAFMNADKGSREAPWSEDEEAMRADQWKEKYESERTRLMDEMRKSLEQLEELARHLASHAEDVNTRVSDEPPDSLDDDFDELMEARDVMGRIRKLSGSHIVHLARHAQKRMEQAMMEEQAELEAKLKESCPPRDIRDFRMVRFSDAREGRKEKARTGMLNVWDARGLDLVEGKRFLVSNLIPGRSGDWSAPRRDSIREVYLHTRRDTRWKAV; this is encoded by the exons ATGGCGTCTGCAGCAGCCGACTTGG aacccacctcgtcgcgcacaacCCCAGTCCCCgatgcgctcgtcgacgcagACATTGATGGCctgctcgccggcctcgggTCAGACGACTTCAACGACTTTGATGGGCTGGACGACTTCGCCGTCGGGGTGCTCAgccccgccgaggccagaGCGTCGACCAagcgcgcacgctcgcgctcgccttcgCGCTCCCCTGATCCTTACGGTAGGCAGTTGCATGAGGACTGCGCTCACCTGCCagaagacgacgacccgTTCTTCGCGCCAGTGCCCGCCGACATCCCCGCTGTGGTCAGCTTCTCTAGTGCGGGCGGTCGTACGTGGGCCCAGCCCACGGCTGCGGCAATGTCCAAGGCCATGAAGATCATccaggaggtcgagcacgacgtcgcaGTTGATGAAGGCCTGCCGAAGCGCCGTCGCATCGAACCGCCAACCTCGTTCCCCATGCCATCGTCATTCCCACCGCCATCAACCCCCGCACCAGCGCGCTCAGGCTTTGCCAATGCCGGTGCTGCGCCTGCCTCCGCGTTAGGGCCGCGCCCCACGCAGACCAGTGGGTTCCAGCTCGGGTCTGGGTCGACAGCCCCACagatggcgacgagccgtgctcgcgctctgGCATTgttcggcgaggaggaagctACACCTACGGCTGGGCCGTCTACAGGCGGGTTCCAGTCGGGCTCTGGGCGGGCCGTAGCGGCACCGTCATCTCAGAGCATGGCTCGTGCACTTGCCATCTTCAACGACTTGGAAGAGActgggccgtcgtcgacacccaTCCGGCGACCATCCTCTCCACAGCCCTTCAGCACGCAGAGGCCACAAAGCGACTTCTCAACGCCAGTCAGACAGACTGGCTCGCGAGTTCCTCTGAGCAGCAAGACCAACCTTCCCAATGGGTTCAGGACGCCAGCGAGCACAAAACTGCCCAAACGGATTGAGATTGGAACCCCTGGCGTAACACCACGGCGCATCGGTCTCGGAGGAACGCCAGGTGGCAAGCCAGTACGCAAGGGATTCGTGACACCTTTCCGAGTTccgggcgcggcgacggctaCTCAGGCAAAGACATCCCTCTCGGCCCTCCGCACCCCGTTGAAGCCTCCACCGGAGCCCAAGAAGATCTACGAATCGGTGTTCAATTTGGAGC CTCCCGGGAACCGCAAAACATGGCGAGAGCTGTACCTCTACCCGGGGTTCTATTCTCCTGGAGAGCTCGTAATGCACGGCTT GCCAGACGAAATCTGGACGCTCGGCATAAACAACGCCATCTACTACCAGTTCATCGCCCAGGACGCCTCTGTGCTCGGCAATGTTCAGGCGTTTGAGCGACTCAAGTACGAAAAGTGCGAGTTTGTGACGCAGAAATGGGTCAACAACCACTGGCGCTTGATCCTCTGGAAGGTGGCAGGCCAGATCATGGCCAAACCAGCGCTGTATGAAGAGAAGTGGAACTGGTACGAGGTGCTGTGCCAGCTCAAGTATCG GTATGAGCGCGAGTTCGGAGCGGCACAGAGGTCGATTGTGCGACGAATCCAAGAGCACGACTCGTCTCCAAGTCTTCCTATGATCCTCTGCGTTTCGGGAATTCACCACCCTCCCCCGGCCGCCAATGATGACGGCGAGCCGGTGAAACAGCGCCCATATCTGGTGCTCACCGATGGATGGTACGAGATCCGAGCCGCTACGGACGATTGCCTGGCACGGGCAatcctcaagggcaagatcaAGATCGGCCGCAAGCTCGGCATCTCTGGAGCTAGGCTTGATTCATCGAGCGACGGCTCAGATGTTCTCGAGGCGTTTGAGAAGTCGAACCTCACCCTGACTGGAAATTCGACACACCTAGCAGCTTGGGATGCCCGGCTTGGGCTTCAGCCACAACCATTCGTGGCAGGGCTGTCAAGCCTGTCTGTCGACGGAGGCGTTATCGTTCTCATGGACGTGGTGCTCGATCGTGTCTACCCGCTGGCCTTCATGAACGCAGACAAGGGTTCGCGTGAAGCGCCAtggagcgaggacgaggaggctaTGCGTGCAGACCAGTGGAAG GAAAAGTACGAGAGCGAACGCACACGCCTGATGGACGAGATGCGGAAGTCGCTGGAACAGCTGGAAGAGCTTGCTcggcacctcgcctcgcatGCCGAAGACGTGAACACGCGCGTGTCCGACGAACCGCccgacagcctcgacgacgactttgacgagctCATGGAGGCAAGAGACGTCATGGGACGCATCAGAAAGCTCTCCGGCTCGCACATtgtccacctcgcgcgccatgCCCAGAAGAGGATGGAGCAGGCGATGATGGAGGAGCAGGCAGAGTtggaggccaagctcaaggagtCTTGTCCGCCACGCGACATTCGCGACTTTCGCATGGTGCGGTTCTCGGACGCGCGTgaggggaggaaggagaaggcACGGACGGGCATGCTCAATGTGTGGGATGCCCGTGGCCTCGACTTGGTCGAAGGCAAGCGATTCCTT GTATCGAATCTCATCCCAGGCCGTAGCGGTGACTGGTCGGCTCCGAGGCGCGACTCGATTAGAGAAGTGTACCTTCACACACGACGCGACACGAGGTGGAAGGCGGTCTGA